Proteins encoded together in one Thermomonospora curvata DSM 43183 window:
- a CDS encoding polysaccharide deacetylase family protein has translation MPPLHKLAGVVIVLAVIVGLIAPDAGGQGAAEGRTAGAPGSSAPAVSPAGSGRPQQAARTAATPEPAAPEPTIGPASATARQVRANELGQIPVIMYHRIVAKETTSLDRTLGEFRKELTRLAEEGYVPITAAEFARGWIDVPAGRHPVVLTFDDGSPTHFALDEQGVPKPDTAVGVLLEVARRYPHFRPVATFYVNDDPFGLGERAPEGMRWLVEHGFEIGNHTLSHADLSRLPKEGVQREIGEVEAKITALTGAPSATLAYPFGARPRKTSWARSKPGSYSFRGIFLAGWRPSLSPFHADFDPDAIMRIRSEGKIAENDCRRYCSQAWLDWLADNPDERYVSDGDPGTVAFPEGKTPDLAARYRRYGRSY, from the coding sequence GTGCCACCCCTGCACAAGCTCGCCGGTGTAGTGATCGTCTTGGCGGTGATCGTGGGGCTGATCGCCCCGGACGCCGGAGGACAGGGCGCCGCCGAAGGGAGGACGGCGGGTGCGCCCGGCTCCTCGGCGCCGGCCGTCTCCCCGGCGGGGAGCGGGCGGCCGCAGCAGGCGGCGCGGACCGCCGCCACACCGGAGCCCGCCGCCCCCGAGCCCACCATCGGGCCGGCCTCGGCCACCGCGCGGCAGGTGCGCGCCAACGAGCTGGGACAGATCCCGGTGATCATGTATCACCGGATCGTCGCCAAGGAGACCACCTCGCTGGACCGCACTCTCGGTGAGTTCCGCAAGGAGCTGACCCGGCTGGCGGAGGAGGGGTATGTGCCCATCACCGCCGCCGAGTTCGCCCGGGGGTGGATCGACGTGCCGGCCGGGCGGCACCCGGTGGTGCTGACCTTCGACGACGGATCCCCCACCCACTTCGCCTTGGACGAGCAGGGCGTCCCCAAGCCGGACACCGCGGTCGGCGTCCTGCTGGAGGTGGCCCGGCGGTACCCGCACTTTCGGCCGGTGGCCACCTTCTACGTCAACGACGACCCGTTCGGACTGGGGGAGCGGGCGCCCGAAGGGATGCGCTGGCTGGTGGAGCACGGGTTCGAGATCGGCAACCACACCCTCAGCCACGCCGATCTGTCGCGGCTGCCGAAGGAGGGGGTCCAGCGGGAGATCGGCGAGGTCGAGGCGAAGATCACGGCGCTCACCGGCGCTCCCTCCGCCACGCTGGCCTACCCGTTCGGCGCCCGGCCCCGCAAGACGTCATGGGCGCGTTCCAAGCCGGGAAGCTACTCTTTCCGGGGAATCTTCCTGGCGGGGTGGCGGCCGTCACTATCGCCCTTCCATGCCGACTTCGACCCCGACGCGATCATGCGGATCCGCTCCGAAGGTAAAATCGCGGAAAACGATTGCCGTCGCTACTGCTCGCAGGCCTGGCTGGACTGGCTGGCCGACAACCCCGACGAGCGGTACGTCTCCGACGGTGACCCGGGCACGGTGGCCTTCCCGGAAGGTAAAACCCCGGATTTGGCAGCCCGGTATCGTAGATACGGCCGGTCCTACTAG
- the rpsA gene encoding 30S ribosomal protein S1 encodes MTSSTDTSTTTPQVAVNDIGSAEEFLAAIDETIKYFNDGDIVEGTVVKVDRDEVLLDIGYKTEGVIPSRELSIKHDVDPHEVVKVGDHVEALVLQKEDKEGRLILSKKRAQYERAWGTIEKIKEEDGIVTGTVIEVVKGGLILDIGLRGFLPASLVEMRRVRDLQPYVGRELEAKIIELDKNRNNVVLSRRAWLEQTQSEVRQTFLNTLQKGQVRKGVVSSIVNFGAFVDLGGVDGLVHVSELSWKHIDHPSEVVEVGQEVTVEVLDVDMERERVSLSLKATQEDPWQQFARTHQIGQVVPGRVTKLVPFGAFVRVEEGIEGLVHISELAERHVEIPEQVVQVGDEIFVKIIDIDLDRRRISLSLKQANETALGVDEENFDPTLYGMPAEYDEHGNYKYPEGFDPETGEWLPGYEEQREAWERQYAEARQRYEAHRRQIEEARRAEAEAAGALEGDTSYSGGEADSGGALASDEALAALREKLSGGQ; translated from the coding sequence ATGACGAGCAGCACCGACACCTCGACCACCACTCCTCAGGTAGCGGTCAACGACATTGGCTCGGCAGAGGAGTTCCTCGCCGCGATCGACGAAACGATCAAGTACTTCAACGACGGCGACATTGTCGAGGGCACTGTCGTCAAGGTCGACCGAGACGAGGTCTTGCTCGACATCGGCTACAAGACCGAGGGGGTCATCCCCTCCCGGGAGCTGTCGATCAAGCACGACGTCGACCCCCATGAGGTCGTCAAGGTCGGCGACCACGTCGAGGCCCTTGTCCTGCAGAAGGAGGACAAGGAGGGCCGGCTGATCCTGTCCAAGAAGCGCGCCCAGTACGAGCGCGCCTGGGGCACGATCGAGAAAATCAAGGAAGAGGACGGGATCGTCACCGGGACGGTCATCGAAGTCGTCAAGGGCGGCCTGATCCTCGACATCGGCCTGCGCGGCTTCCTGCCCGCCTCGCTGGTGGAGATGCGCCGCGTGCGCGACCTGCAGCCGTACGTCGGCCGCGAGCTCGAAGCCAAGATCATCGAGCTGGACAAGAACCGCAACAACGTGGTGCTGTCTCGGCGCGCCTGGCTGGAGCAGACCCAAAGCGAGGTCCGCCAGACCTTCCTCAACACCCTGCAGAAGGGCCAGGTCCGCAAGGGCGTGGTCTCCTCCATCGTCAACTTCGGTGCGTTCGTCGACCTGGGCGGCGTGGACGGCCTGGTGCACGTCTCCGAGCTGTCCTGGAAGCACATCGACCACCCCTCCGAGGTCGTCGAGGTGGGCCAGGAGGTCACCGTCGAGGTCCTCGACGTCGACATGGAGCGCGAGCGGGTGTCGCTGTCGCTGAAGGCGACCCAGGAGGACCCCTGGCAGCAGTTCGCCCGCACCCACCAGATCGGCCAGGTCGTGCCGGGCCGGGTCACCAAGCTGGTGCCGTTCGGCGCGTTCGTCCGCGTCGAGGAGGGCATCGAGGGCCTGGTGCACATCTCCGAGCTGGCCGAGCGCCACGTGGAGATCCCCGAGCAGGTCGTGCAGGTCGGCGACGAGATCTTCGTCAAGATCATCGACATCGACCTGGACCGGCGCCGCATCAGCCTGTCGCTCAAGCAGGCCAACGAGACCGCCCTCGGTGTCGACGAGGAGAACTTCGACCCGACCCTCTACGGCATGCCGGCCGAGTACGACGAGCACGGCAACTACAAGTACCCCGAGGGCTTCGACCCGGAGACCGGCGAGTGGCTGCCCGGTTACGAGGAGCAGCGCGAGGCCTGGGAGCGGCAGTACGCCGAGGCCCGCCAGCGCTACGAGGCCCACCGCCGCCAGATCGAGGAGGCCCGCCGGGCCGAGGCCGAGGCCGCCGGCGCCCTGGAGGGCGACACCTCCTACTCCGGCGGCGAGGCCGACTCCGGCGGCGCCCTGGCCTCCGACGAGGCCCTGGCCGCGCTCCGCGAGAAGCTGTCGGGCGGTCAGTGA
- a CDS encoding endonuclease/exonuclease/phosphatase family protein: MTTTHPGTRHQDAPAIVPQGPARLTLIAITVAVLAQVLRLSAPQFDHLAGSLGNAAAVAVISAVFLAGMAAPALRAATGPAGLLLTGVGGLLAVRLLAQLLSPQLWLALLGTAIGMIAVVALYEAARGLSGVGFATATVAGLGADTTLRMAFGTWDPVWRSGLAEWALCLLVVGLGGAALARELRSGPVAAPGISWRDALGAAAFGPFLALQILVLSSPAFVASSGWQSLTVAHLAVATGQGLALAFLASGLAVRAVPGGVCVLGGTVLGVGVGAVAGAYAISGTVVVGIVICGQVLAAWLLAVACRAPLRRAGQGGPVWRIDVGAALGGFLIAAVLLPYQLSAVGALPFPNNVLPGLAGIGLGALAAIAAARGGPLPARAPLRALVGGAAALVLLAGTLLFTVTNPKAEPRAADPARLRVLTYNIHHGVNAAGKLDLDALAAVIERQRADVVLLQEVGRGSLVSGTTDVGVWLSRRLGMHLIWGPAADGQFGNAILTSRRVLSSGSARMPKGDWSQIRGYVWARLDVGGRPVYVWSTHLDGGADRAAARQREIAALLRAWGGAPRTIIGGDMNSEPGSAEMSRFLDGTGLRASALGDYAPTTPAGKKVDWILGTDDLVFSDHGVHPSKTSDHYPVAVTVRIGQ; this comes from the coding sequence GTGACCACCACCCATCCTGGAACCAGGCACCAGGACGCGCCGGCGATCGTCCCCCAAGGACCGGCGCGGCTGACGCTGATCGCGATCACGGTCGCGGTGCTCGCCCAGGTCCTGCGCCTGTCGGCACCGCAGTTCGACCATCTGGCCGGCTCGCTCGGCAACGCGGCCGCCGTCGCCGTGATCTCGGCGGTCTTCCTGGCCGGCATGGCCGCCCCGGCGCTGCGCGCCGCGACCGGCCCGGCCGGGCTGCTGCTGACCGGCGTCGGCGGGCTGCTGGCGGTGCGGCTGCTGGCGCAGCTGCTGTCCCCGCAGCTGTGGCTGGCGCTGCTCGGCACCGCCATCGGCATGATCGCCGTGGTGGCGCTGTATGAGGCGGCGCGGGGCCTGTCGGGGGTGGGGTTCGCCACCGCCACGGTGGCCGGGCTCGGCGCCGACACCACGCTGCGCATGGCGTTCGGCACCTGGGACCCGGTGTGGCGCTCCGGCCTCGCCGAGTGGGCGCTGTGCCTGCTGGTGGTCGGCCTGGGCGGCGCCGCCCTGGCCCGCGAGCTGCGCTCGGGCCCGGTGGCCGCGCCCGGCATCTCCTGGCGGGACGCCCTGGGCGCGGCGGCCTTCGGGCCGTTTTTGGCGCTGCAGATCCTGGTGCTGTCCAGCCCGGCGTTCGTGGCCTCCTCCGGCTGGCAGTCGCTGACCGTCGCGCACCTGGCCGTGGCCACCGGCCAGGGCCTGGCGCTGGCGTTCCTGGCCTCCGGGCTGGCGGTGCGGGCGGTGCCCGGCGGGGTGTGCGTGCTGGGCGGGACGGTGCTGGGCGTGGGCGTCGGCGCCGTCGCCGGGGCCTATGCGATCTCCGGGACGGTCGTCGTCGGCATCGTGATCTGCGGCCAGGTGCTGGCGGCCTGGCTGCTGGCGGTGGCCTGCCGCGCCCCGCTGCGCCGCGCCGGGCAGGGCGGCCCGGTGTGGCGGATCGACGTCGGCGCGGCGCTCGGCGGGTTCCTCATCGCGGCGGTGCTGCTGCCCTACCAGCTCAGCGCGGTCGGGGCGCTGCCGTTCCCCAACAACGTGCTGCCCGGCCTGGCCGGCATCGGGCTGGGCGCGCTGGCCGCCATCGCCGCCGCCCGCGGCGGGCCGCTGCCGGCGCGGGCGCCGCTGCGGGCGCTGGTCGGCGGGGCCGCGGCGTTGGTGCTGCTGGCGGGCACGCTGCTGTTCACCGTCACCAACCCCAAGGCCGAGCCGCGGGCCGCCGACCCCGCCAGGCTGCGGGTGCTGACCTACAACATCCACCACGGCGTCAACGCCGCGGGGAAGCTGGACTTGGACGCGCTGGCCGCCGTCATCGAGCGGCAGCGCGCCGATGTGGTGCTGCTGCAGGAGGTCGGGCGCGGCTCCCTGGTGTCGGGCACCACCGATGTGGGCGTGTGGCTGTCGCGCCGGCTCGGCATGCACCTGATCTGGGGTCCGGCCGCCGACGGGCAGTTCGGCAACGCCATCTTGACCTCCCGCCGGGTGCTGTCGTCGGGCAGCGCCCGCATGCCCAAGGGCGACTGGTCCCAGATCCGCGGCTACGTGTGGGCCCGCCTGGACGTCGGCGGCCGGCCCGTCTACGTGTGGTCCACGCACCTGGACGGCGGTGCCGATCGGGCCGCGGCCCGGCAGCGGGAGATCGCGGCGCTGCTGCGCGCCTGGGGCGGCGCCCCCCGCACGATCATCGGCGGCGACATGAACAGCGAGCCCGGCAGCGCGGAGATGAGCCGTTTCCTGGACGGCACCGGGCTGCGCGCCTCGGCGCTGGGCGACTACGCGCCCACCACCCCCGCCGGCAAGAAGGTCGACTGGATTCTCGGCACCGACGACCTGGTCTTCTCCGACCACGGGGTGCACCCGTCCAAGACCTCCGACCACTATCCGGTGGCGGTGACCGTCCGGATCGGGCAGTGA
- a CDS encoding PaaI family thioesterase, with product METFGGIPRGDLGTTMGIELLEASAERVVGRMPVKGNTQPYGLLHGGASCVLAESLGSTGAALHAGPGRIAVGVEINATHHRSVTEGHVTGVATRVHGGRTLATYDIVITDDQDRRVCTARLTCMLRDAPAQ from the coding sequence ATCGAGACGTTCGGCGGCATACCCAGAGGCGACCTGGGCACCACCATGGGCATCGAACTGCTGGAGGCCAGCGCCGAACGCGTGGTGGGACGGATGCCCGTCAAAGGCAACACCCAGCCCTACGGACTGCTGCACGGCGGAGCGTCCTGCGTGCTGGCCGAATCCCTGGGCTCCACCGGGGCGGCCCTGCACGCCGGGCCGGGACGGATCGCGGTCGGCGTGGAGATCAACGCCACCCACCACCGGTCGGTCACCGAAGGCCACGTCACCGGTGTCGCCACCCGGGTGCACGGCGGCCGGACGCTGGCCACCTACGACATCGTCATCACCGACGATCAGGACCGGCGGGTCTGCACCGCCCGCCTGACCTGCATGCTGCGCGACGCACCCGCCCAGTGA
- the polA gene encoding DNA polymerase I, with protein METTAPTPDNADRGAGEGGRLLLLDGHSLAYRAFFALPVENFSTTDGQPTNAVYGFTSMLINVLRDEQPTHVAVAFDRSEPTFRHEQYADYKAGRAKAPDEFRSQVSLIFEVLDALRIPRLSVPGYEADDIIATLASQASAQGMQTLVVTGDRDAFQLVNEHVTVLYPVRGVSELVRYDPAKVAEKYGVPPERYRELAALVGETSDNLPGVPGVGPKTAAKWLTQYGDLDGLVRNADKLKGKAGAALREHLPQVLRNHQINKLDCAVPLEVGPAQLRLGQWDREEIHTLFDTLQFRVLRERLYATLSAVEPEAEEGFAVELTRLEPGALAAWLAEHAGRAGERVGLAVTGRWGRGTGEVDALAVATASGAAVYVEPAELGEADERALAEWLADPHRPKAIHDAKGPMLALAARGMTLAGVTSDTALAAYLALPGQRTFDLGDLVLRYLHKELREHAEPGGQLTIDGIADDDAARELAVRARAVLELAEALDRDLERRGAARLLHEVELPLTGVLAAMERAGIAVDVDHFIQLSASLGGQAKDTEQQAHAAVGHEFNLGSPKQVQQVLFEELGLPKTKRTKTGYTTDSEALNSLRAKSDHPVLEHILRWREVAKLKSIVDSLIPMAAEDGRIHTTFNQMVAATGRLSSTDPNLQNIPIRTAEGRQIREGFVVGEGYECLLTADYSQIELRIMAHLSGDEALIEAFTSGADFHTITASRVFGLPPEQIDGELRARIKAMNYGLAYGLSPFGLASQLGITPDEARVLMEEYFQQFGGVRDYLQGVVRRARQDGYTETILGRRRYLPDLTSDNRQRREMAERMALNAPIQGSAADIIKVASLRVDRALRERGLASRMLLQVHDELVFEVAPGELEELKELVREQMTGAYELRAPLEVAMGTGRTWQQAGH; from the coding sequence GTGGAGACGACAGCACCGACCCCTGACAACGCCGATCGCGGCGCCGGCGAGGGCGGCCGGCTCCTGCTGCTGGACGGGCATTCCCTGGCCTACCGGGCGTTCTTCGCGCTGCCGGTGGAGAACTTCTCGACCACCGACGGCCAGCCCACCAACGCGGTCTACGGCTTCACGTCGATGCTCATCAACGTGCTGCGCGATGAGCAGCCCACGCACGTGGCGGTGGCCTTCGACCGTTCGGAGCCGACCTTCCGGCACGAGCAGTACGCCGACTACAAGGCGGGCCGGGCCAAGGCGCCCGATGAGTTCCGCAGCCAGGTCAGCTTGATCTTCGAGGTGCTGGACGCGCTGCGCATTCCCCGCCTGTCGGTGCCCGGCTATGAGGCCGACGACATCATCGCCACGCTGGCCTCCCAGGCGTCCGCCCAGGGCATGCAGACGCTGGTGGTCACCGGTGACCGGGACGCCTTCCAGCTGGTGAACGAGCACGTCACGGTGCTGTACCCGGTGCGGGGGGTCTCCGAGCTGGTGCGCTATGACCCGGCGAAGGTCGCCGAGAAGTACGGGGTGCCGCCCGAGCGCTACCGGGAGCTGGCCGCGCTGGTGGGGGAGACCAGCGACAACCTGCCCGGGGTGCCGGGGGTGGGGCCCAAGACCGCCGCCAAGTGGCTGACGCAGTACGGCGACCTGGACGGCCTGGTGCGCAACGCCGACAAGCTCAAGGGCAAGGCGGGCGCGGCGCTGCGCGAGCATCTGCCGCAGGTGCTGCGCAATCACCAGATCAACAAGCTGGACTGCGCGGTCCCGCTGGAGGTGGGGCCGGCGCAGCTGCGGCTGGGGCAGTGGGACCGGGAGGAGATCCACACCCTGTTCGACACCCTGCAGTTCCGGGTGCTGCGGGAACGGCTGTATGCGACGCTGTCGGCGGTGGAGCCGGAGGCCGAGGAGGGTTTCGCGGTCGAGCTGACCCGCCTGGAGCCGGGCGCGCTGGCGGCCTGGCTGGCCGAGCACGCCGGCCGGGCGGGGGAGCGGGTCGGGCTGGCCGTCACCGGCCGCTGGGGCCGCGGCACCGGCGAGGTGGACGCCCTGGCCGTGGCCACCGCCTCCGGGGCGGCCGTCTACGTGGAGCCGGCCGAGCTGGGAGAGGCCGACGAGCGGGCGCTGGCCGAGTGGCTGGCCGACCCGCACCGGCCCAAGGCGATCCACGACGCCAAGGGCCCGATGCTGGCGCTGGCCGCCCGCGGCATGACGCTGGCCGGGGTGACCAGCGACACCGCGTTGGCCGCCTACCTGGCGCTGCCCGGCCAGCGCACCTTCGACCTGGGTGACCTGGTGCTGCGCTACCTGCACAAGGAGCTGCGCGAGCACGCCGAGCCCGGCGGGCAGCTGACCATCGACGGCATCGCCGACGACGACGCCGCCCGGGAGCTGGCGGTGCGGGCCCGTGCCGTGCTGGAGCTGGCCGAGGCGCTGGACCGCGATCTGGAGCGGCGCGGCGCCGCCCGGCTGCTGCACGAGGTGGAGCTGCCGCTGACCGGGGTGCTGGCCGCCATGGAACGGGCCGGCATCGCGGTGGACGTCGACCATTTCATCCAGCTGTCGGCCTCGCTGGGCGGCCAGGCCAAGGACACCGAGCAGCAGGCGCACGCCGCCGTGGGGCACGAGTTCAACCTGGGCTCGCCCAAGCAGGTGCAGCAGGTGCTGTTCGAGGAGCTGGGGCTGCCCAAGACCAAGCGCACCAAGACCGGGTACACCACCGATTCGGAGGCGCTCAACAGCCTGCGGGCCAAAAGCGACCACCCGGTGCTGGAGCACATCCTGCGGTGGCGGGAGGTCGCCAAGCTGAAGAGCATCGTCGACTCCCTGATCCCGATGGCCGCCGAGGACGGCCGCATCCACACCACCTTCAACCAGATGGTCGCCGCCACCGGCCGGCTGTCGTCCACCGACCCGAACCTGCAGAACATCCCGATCCGCACCGCCGAGGGCCGGCAGATCCGGGAGGGGTTCGTGGTCGGGGAGGGGTATGAGTGCCTGCTGACGGCCGACTACAGCCAGATCGAGCTGCGCATCATGGCGCACCTGTCCGGCGATGAGGCGCTGATCGAGGCGTTCACCTCGGGCGCGGACTTCCACACCATCACCGCCTCGCGGGTGTTCGGGCTGCCGCCCGAGCAGATCGACGGGGAGCTGCGGGCCCGGATCAAGGCGATGAACTACGGGCTGGCCTACGGCCTGTCGCCGTTCGGGCTGGCCTCCCAGCTGGGCATCACCCCCGACGAGGCGCGGGTGCTGATGGAGGAGTACTTCCAGCAGTTCGGCGGGGTGCGCGACTACCTGCAGGGGGTGGTCCGCCGGGCCCGGCAGGACGGTTACACCGAGACCATCTTGGGCCGCCGCCGCTACCTGCCCGACCTGACCTCCGACAACCGGCAGCGCCGGGAGATGGCCGAGCGGATGGCGCTCAACGCCCCCATCCAGGGGTCGGCCGCCGACATCATCAAGGTCGCCTCGCTGCGGGTCGACCGGGCCCTGCGGGAACGCGGCCTGGCCTCCCGGATGCTGCTGCAGGTCCACGACGAGCTGGTCTTCGAAGTCGCCCCCGGGGAGCTGGAGGAGCTCAAGGAACTGGTCAGGGAGCAGATGACGGGCGCCTATGAGCTGCGCGCCCCGCTGGAGGTCGCCATGGGCACCGGCCGCACCTGGCAGCAGGCTGGCCACTGA